Proteins encoded within one genomic window of Legionella sp. PC997:
- a CDS encoding dehydrogenase — translation MILNITATQFPDMTLDDIEYSRNIYKSIDFNFGKDASIALNEANLERFTSRFKAIHSTHAKPLDGIITLGRMKNVSPDTIKLLLTMDDFSDMLDYRSFLKLVVSSDEIAQFVLDNPKLKAKLDSIEPSIDTQKFKNSCTARAIMKILLERGKIEPSDYTPSKELEIYKEIWLEPGKVASPEKIVDYFRKHNLDAIGVEIRELSKASLNKYSKNTLITSLYSLFKTDVSTRKKVTLVGMSEADFPDGMTALIVINTGVLHTLLGKKCDGQFEVVDPQFGDKKLYKGFMDFLEKERRSLGVFFEISSEPGETFRP, via the coding sequence ATGATTTTGAATATTACTGCAACGCAATTTCCTGATATGACGCTTGATGATATTGAATACAGTCGAAATATCTATAAAAGCATTGATTTCAACTTCGGTAAAGATGCCAGCATTGCATTAAATGAAGCCAATCTGGAGCGATTTACAAGTCGATTTAAGGCGATTCATAGTACTCATGCTAAACCGCTTGATGGAATCATTACTCTAGGAAGAATGAAAAATGTTTCTCCAGATACCATAAAATTGCTCTTAACTATGGATGATTTTTCAGACATGCTGGATTATCGAAGTTTTTTAAAGTTAGTAGTAAGCTCTGATGAAATAGCGCAATTTGTACTCGATAATCCTAAACTTAAAGCAAAACTCGATAGTATTGAACCTTCGATAGACACCCAAAAATTTAAAAACTCGTGTACAGCAAGGGCGATAATGAAAATACTTTTGGAGCGAGGGAAGATTGAACCAAGTGATTACACACCAAGCAAAGAATTGGAAATATATAAAGAAATTTGGCTAGAACCGGGAAAAGTCGCCTCACCCGAAAAGATCGTGGATTACTTCCGCAAACATAACCTGGATGCAATTGGAGTTGAAATTCGAGAGCTATCTAAAGCTTCACTCAATAAATACTCAAAAAACACACTTATAACCTCACTCTATTCATTGTTTAAGACCGATGTTTCCACAAGAAAAAAAGTAACTCTTGTGGGAATGAGCGAAGCTGATTTTCCTGACGGAATGACCGCGCTGATTGTCATCAATACTGGAGTACTCCATACCTTATTAGGTAAGAAATGCGATGGGCAGTTTGAAGTGGTCGATCCTCAATTTGGCGACAAAAAATTATATAAGGGATTCATGGATTTTCTTGAAAAAGAGAGAAGAAGTCTCGGTGTTTTTTTTGAAATTTCTTCGGAGCCTGGGGAAACTTTTAGGCCTTAA
- a CDS encoding omptin family outer membrane protease has product MNNKIVMLALTSLSFTYSLSTYAADYNLDGLSLSTSVGILSGTAHEYVYYPKTNTKLSQLDWRIKNAAIINGELNYDLLGWLSMNGRGWTTIAKNKAAMDDYDWFNPNQEAWTHWSHHDDTHLNYANQFDLSLRAWLMQKSDYQLGLAAGYQWDSFRWRAIGGCYQYNNGTEIGCFPSTQAGIGYQQKFRTPYVGVAGKYFIHNFEFNAILKFSNWVSARDHDEHYARNITFDEHGTNFRYYAATINSGYFVTPNAKVFVEASYNHYSNGRADTEITDNDTGENGYELNSAGLSNKNYSLALGLQYLF; this is encoded by the coding sequence ATGAACAATAAAATAGTTATGTTGGCTCTGACCTCCTTATCTTTTACGTATTCGCTCTCTACCTATGCTGCTGATTACAATTTAGATGGCTTATCATTAAGTACCTCCGTAGGAATACTTTCCGGAACGGCTCACGAATATGTTTATTATCCAAAAACAAATACTAAGCTAAGCCAGCTCGATTGGCGCATAAAAAATGCTGCAATAATTAATGGGGAATTAAATTATGATTTACTCGGGTGGCTTAGCATGAATGGACGAGGCTGGACCACAATAGCAAAAAATAAGGCGGCTATGGATGATTATGATTGGTTCAACCCCAATCAAGAAGCTTGGACCCATTGGTCGCATCATGACGATACTCATCTAAATTATGCCAATCAATTTGATTTAAGTTTAAGAGCATGGCTCATGCAAAAATCAGATTATCAATTGGGCTTGGCTGCTGGGTATCAGTGGGATTCTTTCCGTTGGCGAGCAATTGGTGGTTGTTATCAATACAATAACGGAACCGAGATTGGTTGTTTTCCTAGTACTCAAGCTGGAATTGGCTACCAACAAAAATTTAGAACTCCTTATGTGGGTGTAGCCGGAAAATATTTCATTCATAATTTTGAATTTAATGCAATTTTAAAATTTAGTAATTGGGTTTCAGCGCGGGATCACGACGAGCATTATGCTCGCAACATCACGTTTGACGAGCATGGAACTAACTTTAGATATTATGCGGCAACGATTAATTCTGGTTATTTTGTAACACCTAACGCGAAAGTTTTTGTTGAGGCTTCCTACAACCATTATTCGAATGGACGCGCCGATACCGAAATAACAGATAATGATACGGGTGAAAACGGTTATGAACTTAATTCCGCGGGTTTATCCAATAAAAACTATTCTCTAGCACTAGGTTTACAGTATCTTTTTTAA
- a CDS encoding bacterioferritin has translation MDYKRPETESLDDAILKVLNTLLELEMAGVVRYTHYSFMVFGFNRIPICKWMREQAQESLTHAHLLGELITHFSQHPSLKIGKLLETHQHNIGNILEEALEHEKQGLDLYYQLLQHAEKKSVLIEEFARKMIQEEEMHIGEIQKMLTPPGMLKN, from the coding sequence ATGGACTATAAAAGGCCCGAAACTGAGTCTCTAGATGATGCTATCCTAAAAGTTCTAAATACATTATTAGAATTGGAGATGGCAGGTGTAGTACGTTATACCCATTATTCCTTTATGGTCTTTGGCTTTAATCGCATTCCTATCTGTAAATGGATGCGTGAGCAGGCCCAAGAAAGTTTAACTCATGCTCATTTGTTAGGCGAGCTTATCACGCATTTTTCCCAGCATCCATCGCTTAAGATTGGCAAATTATTAGAAACTCATCAGCATAATATTGGGAATATTTTAGAAGAGGCTCTGGAGCACGAAAAACAGGGCTTGGATTTGTATTATCAATTATTGCAGCATGCAGAAAAAAAATCGGTATTGATTGAAGAGTTTGCCAGAAAAATGATTCAGGAAGAAGAAATGCATATTGGTGAAATTCAAAAAATGTTAACTCCTCCTGGCATGTTAAAAAATTAG
- a CDS encoding GNAT family N-acetyltransferase, with product MARYKFEVTYLQNEDIRISARDRVTSELYGYVQISSSLNLEKKELIEIAQLYVISNKRGSGLGSILTSRAIEYALKINKGIHMLIQPGSEGFWKKYFNARFNGKRMTLLGGETLNSKLYEGAVFEISMMSLIRNYKFPLDKELRLPGVERACRIV from the coding sequence ATGGCGAGATATAAATTTGAAGTAACTTACTTGCAAAACGAAGATATCCGTATATCAGCCCGAGATAGAGTAACAAGTGAACTATATGGATATGTTCAAATCAGCTCTTCGTTGAACTTGGAAAAAAAAGAATTAATAGAAATAGCGCAGCTCTATGTTATTTCCAATAAAAGAGGTTCTGGGTTAGGAAGTATACTTACATCCAGAGCCATTGAGTATGCTCTAAAAATAAATAAGGGCATTCATATGTTGATCCAACCTGGCTCTGAAGGATTTTGGAAAAAATATTTTAATGCTCGTTTTAATGGAAAAAGAATGACCTTATTGGGTGGAGAGACCTTAAATTCAAAACTCTATGAAGGAGCTGTATTCGAAATATCAATGATGAGTTTAATTCGAAACTATAAGTTTCCTCTGGATAAAGAGTTACGTTTACCTGGTGTTGAGCGAGCATGTCGGATTGTGTGA
- a CDS encoding DotI/IcmL family type IV secretion protein: MKKNIVCVALFNLICTQVYAVQTSDTISEKISTRAKSAQSQKTNAITKPLSLEINCDYRISGDTQKIDKNLIINWAKYAVLHSFNFDFPSFDSQMKNLRACYTENGWIGFTNALKESGNINSIKTQNLTVSSTLDGEVQVIDDQENQWKITVPIKVFYKNDQEEVTHFLNVYIIISWRNAFKLGIVQMITTPRSASISIKASSLREAMRSLSWGVTDQINTLENLKKRGAAFLSSLFISDPNIIFSEMDRALNQPGLCLKSEHSNIKFFQNIIEAPNDQGFDPGRVNHIQVAQLTSENYKKDVEEESIATPALAYGYEWFNNHFSAIISDIFDTKWPQLFAYFKKIESAQFYSALSDLDNLKMIKTQNPVNQQRKKESPLKNQAGTSLPLHIAHPNNKNQINQLFNINLTLGKKMSGELVILQMKTIPSVLPLSSNRASPLASNMNLFSNRRAPTQKLLQDNKIQLAQNGTPSKSSKIPQMTYNKPSEELKGSEIINCDYKIPEEMTKVDEDLIIKWAEYATTQSFDFNSLSIPSQLKKLESCYTATGWENFKSALEKSGNIEAIQSQNFTMTSKVDGQIKLIRTKNNQWNIELPLKVVYQNKQINVTQFLNVNLTMVRKLSGEFGIMRIVAALKDSVNNNTATNNQSPVAQSNQPSLNNMHSSALAPQKTADFIDCDYKTPNGVGDINQATILAWAEYATIKSFNFDSEAIDNQLQKLQSCYTEQGWNQFINALEKSGNMQAFKTKKLSAISQIDGPPQLIDSRYNQWTLTLPLKINYQFENGNVTQLLKIDLTIGRKSNGELGIIQLNSTLRS; encoded by the coding sequence ATGAAAAAAAATATAGTTTGCGTAGCATTATTTAATTTAATCTGTACTCAAGTATATGCTGTTCAAACTTCAGATACGATTTCCGAAAAAATATCTACCCGTGCAAAGTCGGCTCAGTCCCAAAAAACAAACGCTATAACAAAACCCCTGTCACTTGAAATCAATTGTGATTATCGAATTTCTGGGGACACTCAAAAAATTGATAAAAACTTAATCATAAATTGGGCAAAATATGCTGTACTTCATTCTTTTAATTTTGATTTTCCATCCTTTGATTCGCAGATGAAAAATTTAAGAGCATGTTATACAGAAAATGGATGGATTGGTTTTACTAATGCATTAAAAGAATCAGGAAATATTAATTCAATTAAAACCCAAAATCTAACAGTAAGCAGTACGTTGGATGGAGAAGTCCAAGTCATTGATGATCAGGAAAATCAATGGAAAATAACGGTTCCTATTAAAGTTTTTTACAAGAATGATCAAGAAGAGGTAACTCATTTTCTGAATGTGTACATCATCATTAGCTGGAGAAATGCATTTAAACTTGGAATTGTGCAAATGATCACCACCCCACGTTCCGCCTCCATATCCATAAAAGCTTCATCACTTAGAGAGGCGATGAGAAGTCTTTCTTGGGGCGTGACTGATCAAATAAACACTTTGGAAAACCTAAAAAAAAGGGGGGCTGCATTTCTAAGTTCTTTATTCATATCGGATCCAAACATCATCTTTTCTGAGATGGACAGAGCCTTAAATCAGCCCGGTTTGTGTTTAAAATCAGAACACAGTAATATCAAATTTTTTCAGAATATTATTGAAGCACCAAATGATCAAGGCTTCGATCCGGGTAGAGTAAACCATATTCAGGTAGCACAATTAACTTCGGAAAACTATAAAAAAGATGTTGAAGAGGAATCTATTGCCACACCTGCCCTTGCATATGGGTATGAATGGTTTAATAATCACTTTAGCGCTATTATATCAGATATTTTTGATACGAAATGGCCTCAATTATTCGCCTATTTTAAAAAAATCGAATCCGCCCAATTTTATTCCGCATTGAGTGATTTAGATAATTTAAAAATGATTAAAACTCAAAACCCAGTCAATCAGCAAAGAAAAAAAGAATCCCCTCTTAAAAATCAAGCAGGGACTTCCTTACCATTACACATAGCTCATCCAAATAATAAGAATCAAATTAACCAGCTATTTAATATTAATTTAACTTTAGGCAAGAAAATGAGTGGGGAGCTTGTCATTTTACAAATGAAAACCATTCCGAGTGTACTTCCTTTATCCTCCAATCGTGCTTCGCCTTTGGCATCCAATATGAATTTATTTTCTAATCGAAGAGCTCCGACTCAAAAACTACTGCAAGATAATAAAATACAACTCGCTCAAAATGGGACACCTTCGAAATCCTCTAAAATCCCTCAAATGACCTATAATAAACCCTCTGAGGAATTAAAAGGATCAGAGATAATTAATTGTGATTATAAAATTCCTGAGGAGATGACCAAGGTTGATGAAGATCTGATAATAAAGTGGGCAGAATATGCCACAACTCAATCTTTTGATTTTAATTCCTTATCGATACCCTCTCAATTAAAGAAATTAGAGTCCTGTTATACTGCAACTGGCTGGGAAAATTTTAAAAGTGCTTTAGAGAAATCAGGAAATATTGAGGCGATTCAATCACAAAATTTTACTATGACCAGCAAGGTTGATGGCCAAATTAAACTCATTAGGACGAAAAATAATCAATGGAATATAGAGCTTCCCTTAAAAGTTGTTTATCAAAACAAACAAATCAACGTAACTCAATTCCTGAATGTTAATTTAACGATGGTACGTAAACTGAGTGGTGAATTTGGAATTATGCGAATTGTTGCCGCGCTCAAAGACTCGGTAAATAACAATACCGCAACAAACAATCAATCTCCAGTAGCTCAATCTAATCAACCCAGCTTAAACAATATGCATTCATCTGCTCTAGCACCCCAAAAAACAGCAGACTTTATCGATTGTGATTATAAAACTCCTAATGGTGTAGGAGATATTAATCAAGCCACAATTTTAGCTTGGGCTGAATATGCTACCATTAAATCATTTAATTTTGATTCGGAGGCCATAGATAACCAATTGCAGAAACTGCAATCTTGCTATACGGAACAGGGATGGAATCAATTTATAAATGCCCTTGAAAAATCAGGAAACATGCAGGCATTTAAGACCAAAAAACTAAGTGCAATAAGTCAAATAGACGGGCCACCTCAACTCATTGACTCGAGATATAATCAATGGACACTCACCCTTCCTTTAAAGATTAATTATCAATTTGAAAATGGTAATGTAACGCAATTACTTAAGATTGATTTAACTATAGGTCGGAAGAGCAATGGTGAGCTAGGAATTATACAACTTAATTCTACCTTACGGTCCTAA
- a CDS encoding 1-acyl-sn-glycerol-3-phosphate acyltransferase yields MYSNLEQLNNNDESGSSTFTLLFLLAGLTMMTYAIARIAESNNHLNYENRFARILAGFLLLMTRMMHTKGGDLELTDTQKQLIAVGPHRTGWEAVVVASKIKGTPPRFFATDAYNNIPGVKGFLKMFHAIPVESKATKSEAGRPANAGALEEASKALNENGCVALFPQGNFSRLGQEPPRVYTGAARLALMNKVPIHVIRLDGFWSLQNPVIPLFVRNSAYYRAFMSAFHMNNVRATLCSVIDFHLKPENDGLSEEAKIEEICAQLYAYYRHTQELTPKQIATIKEEISKKTHLLIWNNKVKQDDLGKQLSNLKKEGKELEEQTLTSMKLSSV; encoded by the coding sequence ATGTATTCCAATTTAGAACAACTTAATAATAATGATGAGTCTGGATCAAGTACCTTTACCCTATTGTTCTTACTTGCTGGCCTTACGATGATGACCTATGCGATTGCAAGAATCGCTGAATCTAACAATCACCTAAACTATGAAAATCGTTTTGCGCGGATATTAGCTGGTTTTTTATTGCTTATGACGCGAATGATGCATACCAAAGGGGGAGACTTAGAACTTACTGATACCCAAAAACAACTCATTGCAGTAGGCCCACATAGAACGGGCTGGGAAGCAGTTGTTGTTGCCTCAAAAATAAAAGGCACACCCCCACGTTTTTTTGCAACAGATGCTTATAATAATATACCCGGGGTGAAGGGATTTTTAAAAATGTTTCATGCAATACCCGTAGAGTCAAAAGCTACTAAAAGTGAGGCTGGACGTCCTGCTAATGCCGGTGCGTTAGAGGAGGCGAGTAAAGCGCTTAATGAAAATGGATGCGTCGCGCTGTTTCCACAAGGGAATTTTTCACGATTAGGTCAAGAACCACCTAGAGTCTACACGGGTGCAGCCCGACTTGCATTGATGAATAAAGTACCTATTCATGTGATTCGACTTGATGGTTTTTGGAGTTTGCAAAATCCAGTCATTCCTTTATTTGTTCGTAATAGCGCATATTACCGGGCATTTATGTCTGCGTTTCACATGAACAATGTACGAGCTACATTGTGCTCCGTGATCGATTTTCATCTAAAACCGGAGAATGATGGTTTAAGCGAAGAAGCAAAAATCGAAGAAATATGTGCCCAACTTTATGCTTATTATCGTCATACACAGGAACTTACCCCTAAGCAAATTGCTACGATTAAAGAAGAAATATCGAAAAAAACTCATTTGCTCATTTGGAACAATAAAGTCAAACAAGATGATTTAGGAAAACAGCTCTCAAATTTAAAGAAAGAAGGAAAGGAGCTGGAAGAGCAAACTTTAACGTCAATGAAATTAAGTTCAGTATAG
- a CDS encoding aminotransferase class V-fold PLP-dependent enzyme, producing MNKDIIYLNHGSTSFPKPPEVINAIVELMQTMDSCAKRASSEHQIKPDKGIAHARENIAEFFNIPSVDHIIFTLNATFAINQVLLGFIKNEDHVIYTDTEHNSVIRPLHYLQDCRHIELSRIPCDLKGELQLDVLPQLIKSNTKLIIVNHVSNVTGNINPIEDVIKIAQQFNVKVAVDASQSAGILPIDVEQINCDFLFVTGHKSLLGPFGIGLAYIRDTKCVDSVITGGTGTNSAPFFHPIVAPEKFEAGTPNYIGIAGLAAGIEYIKQQNLQTMFAHKQALNSKCLAGLKRFDRIKIYGTEDSEKKIPLISFSVNNMLPSHIGALLSDNYNIIVRTGLHCAPLIHKALKTFPNGTVRVSLGYSNTSEEIDHFLEAIERIITS from the coding sequence ATGAATAAAGACATTATTTATCTAAATCATGGTTCAACTTCATTTCCCAAGCCCCCAGAAGTGATCAATGCCATTGTAGAATTAATGCAGACCATGGATAGCTGTGCAAAACGGGCCAGCAGCGAGCATCAGATCAAACCGGATAAAGGGATTGCACATGCCCGGGAAAACATTGCCGAATTTTTCAATATCCCTAGCGTGGATCATATTATTTTCACCTTGAATGCTACTTTTGCCATCAACCAAGTGCTACTAGGGTTTATTAAAAATGAAGATCATGTAATTTACACGGATACGGAGCATAATTCAGTCATTCGTCCATTACATTATTTGCAAGATTGCCGGCATATCGAATTGAGCCGTATTCCTTGTGATCTCAAGGGCGAGTTACAATTGGATGTGTTACCGCAACTTATAAAAAGTAATACCAAATTAATTATCGTTAATCATGTATCGAATGTCACCGGGAATATTAATCCAATTGAGGACGTCATAAAAATAGCGCAGCAATTTAATGTAAAAGTTGCAGTTGATGCGTCACAATCTGCCGGAATTTTACCCATTGATGTGGAACAAATAAATTGCGATTTTTTATTTGTAACCGGTCATAAAAGTTTACTGGGGCCTTTTGGCATTGGTCTGGCCTACATTCGAGATACGAAATGTGTCGATTCAGTAATCACTGGCGGGACGGGCACAAATTCAGCCCCCTTCTTTCATCCCATTGTGGCGCCAGAAAAATTTGAGGCAGGAACTCCAAATTATATCGGAATCGCTGGCTTAGCCGCAGGAATTGAATATATCAAGCAACAAAATCTTCAAACCATGTTTGCTCATAAACAAGCGTTAAATAGCAAATGCCTCGCTGGTTTGAAACGATTTGATCGAATAAAAATTTATGGTACTGAGGACTCTGAAAAGAAAATACCCCTTATATCATTTTCCGTGAATAACATGTTGCCTTCACATATTGGCGCGTTGCTTTCCGATAATTATAATATTATTGTTAGAACAGGGTTGCATTGTGCTCCACTGATCCATAAGGCATTAAAAACATTTCCAAATGGTACTGTGAGAGTAAGTCTGGGCTATTCGAATACAAGTGAAGAAATTGATCATTTTTTAGAAGCAATTGAGCGAATAATAACTTCATGA
- a CDS encoding HIT family protein: MLNNHEVISLHKIVPSYMQQVPELIHGCFLCKPDSETEILARTANFSLICDISPIVDGHLMITSNTHIGCSGEIDPMLREEYLILKKVAGEIVKTAYGAAAYYEHGRAGHCSTIVNTAIKCDHFHLHVLPLKVSINSELEKLFIQMELEQYSQIFQFFERYGSYLYFEDFSGHINIYPASDSQVESHLLRTLICNKIGYPERSNWETHTNLDLVNKAIENYMPILNRLAK, translated from the coding sequence ATGTTAAATAATCACGAAGTTATATCTCTACATAAAATTGTGCCAAGTTACATGCAACAGGTTCCGGAACTCATTCATGGATGCTTTTTATGTAAACCTGATTCGGAAACCGAAATTCTTGCTCGCACTGCTAATTTCTCACTGATTTGTGATATTTCACCGATTGTAGACGGACATTTAATGATTACCTCTAATACCCACATTGGGTGTTCAGGTGAAATCGATCCTATGCTTCGTGAGGAATATTTAATCTTAAAAAAAGTCGCAGGTGAGATTGTAAAAACAGCTTATGGTGCTGCGGCTTATTACGAGCATGGGCGAGCTGGCCATTGTTCAACCATAGTCAATACCGCAATAAAATGTGATCATTTTCATTTGCATGTACTCCCCCTAAAAGTATCCATTAATTCTGAGTTGGAAAAATTATTTATCCAAATGGAATTAGAACAATATTCGCAAATTTTTCAATTTTTTGAGCGATACGGGAGTTATTTATATTTCGAGGATTTTTCAGGTCATATCAATATATACCCAGCTTCTGACAGCCAAGTAGAGTCACATTTATTGCGAACTTTAATTTGCAATAAAATTGGCTATCCAGAGCGCTCAAATTGGGAAACACATACCAATTTAGATTTAGTAAATAAAGCCATTGAAAATTACATGCCTATTCTTAATAGGTTAGCCAAATGA
- a CDS encoding phosphoenolpyruvate carboxylase translates to MKQNVSHLPRELSHMVSWSLTRLGKSIAEVYGKETYEQIEQIRLSMQDTIGSGTGALRKALHSLQMELSTLKGKQLYQIAHGFSLMMELINACESAYRIFRINQRKEKVFSEKPQGIHYVLTAHPTEARTNEFLKLFKAIRDYLVEVLKSPYLMNETHLDQMLKISLQINISYHEKPSVEDEARYIYQYALNPLNVELYHSFLTQGIPIQLRTWVGGDKDGHSGVNEKIMVRSLELSRSFFITYIQESLQEVLEIVKLSTALDKDKTLTNQIKQSAQKAQELRKIKPRDHEKVSVFKEELASLQKNTLQFLNFKPEQFSIIFSIFQLYPGLVIPLELREDSGVVKESLTCIKKTTIIKMLEQVYSITQGAEPKNYIRGFILSMVESAEDIKNGINLVKHVFKSYALPVVPLFENQLALTSADTILNHSITEDIRQKHLQQWGGNYEVMLGYSDSSKENGVLPSRVMIAKSLKSIQSTLERKNLKPIFFHGSGGSIERGGGDIKEQTASWSKEMMTHYKVTIQGEMVARLFGSSSILKSQVDKFIDIYSQKENNIDNGYPEELVVFSNKVSQKYKDLIQSEWFWPTIEQASPYHFLTELKIGSRPTKRKSGPDQRKLRAIPWILCWTQTRLLFPTWWGLGSTWLELNNLEKNKLKVLYTENSLFAAFIKQVGVTLSKVYLPIWEQYLCQLTGSNKYLKPFQSELESTVQFFQQITGETDFCFHQPWLGESIQLRSTLVHPLNLIQIEAMKRNDLPLLRKTVTGISCGMLTTG, encoded by the coding sequence ATGAAACAAAATGTCTCCCATTTGCCAAGGGAACTGAGCCACATGGTTTCATGGTCCCTTACTCGGTTGGGAAAATCCATTGCAGAAGTTTATGGGAAGGAGACCTATGAACAAATTGAGCAAATTCGACTGTCCATGCAAGATACTATTGGCAGTGGCACCGGTGCACTAAGAAAGGCACTTCACAGTCTGCAAATGGAGCTTTCCACGCTAAAAGGAAAGCAGCTTTATCAAATTGCACATGGGTTTTCCCTCATGATGGAGCTCATCAATGCTTGTGAAAGTGCCTACCGGATTTTTCGTATTAATCAAAGAAAGGAAAAAGTCTTTTCTGAGAAGCCTCAAGGTATTCATTATGTCTTAACTGCACATCCCACAGAAGCGCGAACCAATGAATTTTTAAAACTGTTTAAAGCAATTAGGGATTATCTGGTTGAAGTACTTAAATCCCCCTATCTAATGAATGAGACTCATTTAGATCAAATGCTTAAAATCTCACTGCAAATTAATATTTCCTATCACGAAAAACCAAGCGTAGAAGACGAGGCGCGCTATATCTATCAATACGCTCTTAATCCTCTTAATGTTGAACTGTATCATTCCTTTTTAACTCAAGGCATTCCTATCCAATTACGTACTTGGGTAGGCGGGGATAAAGATGGACACTCTGGTGTTAATGAAAAAATCATGGTTAGGAGTCTCGAACTTTCTCGCTCTTTTTTTATAACCTACATTCAAGAATCTCTGCAAGAAGTACTAGAAATTGTCAAACTCTCCACCGCTTTAGACAAAGACAAAACTTTGACAAATCAAATCAAACAGAGTGCTCAAAAAGCGCAGGAACTCAGGAAAATAAAACCACGGGATCACGAAAAAGTATCTGTATTCAAAGAAGAATTAGCTTCGTTACAAAAAAATACTTTACAATTTTTGAATTTCAAACCCGAACAATTTTCCATTATTTTCAGTATTTTTCAACTTTATCCCGGACTGGTTATACCCCTAGAACTCAGGGAAGATTCAGGGGTTGTAAAAGAAAGTTTAACCTGTATAAAAAAAACCACGATTATCAAGATGCTGGAGCAGGTTTACTCGATTACCCAAGGGGCAGAGCCCAAAAATTACATCCGCGGTTTTATTCTCAGCATGGTTGAATCTGCTGAAGATATAAAAAATGGCATTAACCTAGTAAAACATGTTTTTAAAAGTTACGCCTTACCTGTCGTCCCCTTGTTTGAAAACCAACTTGCGCTGACCAGCGCTGATACAATCTTAAATCACTCGATTACTGAAGATATTAGACAGAAGCATCTTCAACAGTGGGGTGGAAATTATGAAGTCATGCTGGGCTATTCAGACTCGTCCAAAGAAAATGGCGTTTTACCTTCCCGGGTTATGATTGCTAAAAGTTTAAAAAGTATTCAGTCTACCCTAGAAAGAAAAAACCTTAAGCCTATTTTTTTTCATGGCTCGGGCGGCAGTATTGAGCGAGGAGGCGGGGATATCAAAGAACAAACGGCCTCCTGGTCTAAAGAAATGATGACTCATTATAAAGTGACGATACAAGGAGAGATGGTTGCAAGACTCTTTGGTTCGAGTTCCATACTCAAAAGTCAGGTTGACAAATTTATTGATATCTATTCACAAAAAGAAAACAACATAGATAATGGTTATCCCGAGGAGTTGGTGGTATTTTCGAATAAAGTCAGTCAGAAATATAAAGACCTGATTCAAAGCGAATGGTTTTGGCCCACAATTGAACAGGCCTCTCCATATCATTTTTTGACTGAGTTGAAAATTGGTTCACGGCCAACCAAACGTAAATCAGGGCCCGATCAAAGAAAGCTTCGAGCCATCCCTTGGATTTTATGTTGGACTCAAACACGACTTCTTTTCCCAACGTGGTGGGGTCTTGGCTCAACCTGGCTAGAGCTTAATAACCTTGAAAAAAATAAGCTTAAGGTGCTTTATACAGAAAACTCTCTTTTCGCTGCTTTTATAAAACAAGTAGGCGTAACCCTTTCCAAAGTATACCTCCCAATCTGGGAACAGTACTTATGTCAATTAACTGGCTCTAATAAATATCTCAAACCATTTCAATCAGAACTGGAATCAACCGTTCAATTCTTCCAGCAAATAACTGGTGAAACTGATTTTTGTTTTCATCAACCCTGGCTTGGGGAAAGTATTCAATTAAGATCAACCTTGGTTCATCCTTTGAACCTTATCCAGATTGAGGCGATGAAAAGAAATGATTTACCTCTTTTAAGAAAAACAGTCACAGGTATATCTTGTGGCATGTTGACAACGGGATGA